From Glycine max cultivar Williams 82 chromosome 11, Glycine_max_v4.0, whole genome shotgun sequence, the proteins below share one genomic window:
- the LOC102663476 gene encoding RING-H2 finger protein ATL57 produces the protein MEFWNRRLLLQNEDVPLSMPPLSHTHTKHATNASSSSSPPQSSSFQFQSPLQVSIRPVFSSSVAYVFLILFTTFFFIGFVFLYFRQFASDAATFRRRHPPRREEEEDAAAAASAKKCLPVVGHRGGCAECAICLEELREGDAVKVIPYCKHVFHPHCIDTWLDKQVTCPVCRCSELCGAAQQSGEEVGSVSATRQQVEQEEQEVVPIPNLD, from the coding sequence atggaATTCTGGAACCGCAGATTGCTACTACAGAACGAGGACGTTCCACTCTCCATGCCACCTCTCTCTCACACTCACACCAAACATGCCACAAatgcatcatcatcatcctcgCCGCCACAATCTTCATCATTCCAATTCCAAAGCCCTCTGCAAGTGTCGATTCGTCCCGTTTTTTCTTCGAGCGTGGCCTACGTCTTCCTCATCCTCTTCACCACCTTCTTCTTCATCGGCTTCGTCTTCCTCTACTTCCGCCAGTTCGCCTCCGACGCGGCCACTTTCCGCCGCCGTCATCCGCCACGccgggaggaggaggaggacgCCGCGGCGGCGGCGTCAGCGAAGAAGTGTCTGCCGGTGGTGGGGCACCGCGGGGGGTGCGCAGAGTGCGCGATATGTCTTGAGGAGCTGCGAGAGGGGGACGCGGTGAAGGTGATTCCGTACTGCAAGCACGTGTTCCACCCGCACTGCATTGACACGTGGCTCGATAAGCAAGTCACGTGCCCCGTGTGCCGGTGCAGTGAGCTTTGTGGAGCGGCGCAACAGAGTGGAGAAGAGGTGGGGTCGGTGTCAGCGACAAGACAACAAGTAGAACAAGAAGAACAAGAAGTGGTTCCAATTCCAAATTTGgattag